Below is a window of Mus pahari unplaced genomic scaffold, PAHARI_EIJ_v1.1 scaffold_7397_1, whole genome shotgun sequence DNA.
cttgtccttATATTGGGACATCTCCAGTGGGCCAGTCCTTCCATCTGTGATTCCAGAAATCTCATAGTCAGTCCATACATGCAATTGTTAGAAACCTCTGTTAGCATCCCAGTCTCAACAGCCTCAGGCCAACTCCAAAAAGCTGCCTCAGCTATTCAGAGAGAGAGCACCACCCAGCTCTGAGCCAGTTAGTGTTGCTAGTCACAGAGATTTCAATTCAGGAAACAATATCATGATAAAAGGGAGAGGTCAGAATTTTTGGAGATTTATGGAAATAATCAGTGTTAAGTAATTTTCAATACTGCTTTAAACATGAGTTTTAATTTCTCTAGAAATCATTCCAATGGGATATAAAAGTTGTGTCATGCATTGAAAAGTTTCCATCCACAGGAACACCAAATGCCCCTTGGTCAATTAatgtccctttcttttttctacagTTCCTCTTCCTTAAAGTGAAGGTTGAGAGATTGTCTCAGTTTGATCTCATGGGGCGGTGGGACCTTATTAACATGATTCAGAGAAGGTGAACTTGAAGCTTAGTTTTAAcatgattagaaaaaaaagtgaacTAGCTACAGTCTGAGATCAGGGGAGTCATCAGTTCAACAATGGCTTAACTTGTCAGGGTGTATGAGTTTCCCTCTCACACTTGTTCCTTCTGCATCCCACAAAAGACCATGGAAAAGCCCAGTAGAGGCATTCTTAGTGTGACTCCAAGCATGGATTAAAAAGTGTGCCCATGCAGGCTGCTAAAACATGTCTTGAGATCTTCCATTTTGTGTACATTTGAGTATAGAGCACTATCTATAAGCAGTTATTTTCAGAGTGGCTACAAGCAGAGCTGAATATGTTGGGAAGTAAATGTTTAATTTGTATCTTGTTTGGAAATGTACAGCCCCAGAGCTGCCTGCTTGCATCTTTCCTGCTTTCTGGGGATCCCTGTTCCTGCCAAACAGAGAACCAGCCTTGCTGAGGGAGACTGAAGATGCTCAAGTGCTGTATCCTTCCTCCTGCTACAGCGAGTCAGCTGATGCTCTAGTTCTTGTGCCCACACTCACCTCAAACATCCCCAGCACAGTTCCCACACAGCAAGAGATGCtttgcccctgcctccacctctaatCCACTGACAACCTGTaggtctttctttttccttctacttttGCTTTTACAAATTAGTACATCTTAATTCACACACAAATATCTACACAATGATGGAGGAAAATCTAGAAACTGCCAAAGAGCAAAATAATGCAATCATGCCCTAGATATAAGATAAATGCataacaattttatatatatatatatatatatatatatatatatatatatatatatatatatatataNNNNNNNNNNNNNNNNNNNNNNNNNNNNNNNNNNNNNNNNNNNNNNNNNNNNNNNNNNNNNNNNNNNNNNNNNNNNNNNNNNNNNNNNNNNNNNNNNNNNNNNNNNNNNNNNNNNNNNNNNNNNNNNNNNNNNNNNNNNNNNNNNNNNNNNNNNNNNNNNNNNNNNNNNNNNNNNNNNNNNNNNNNNNNNNNNNNNNNNNNNNNNNNNNNNNNNNNNNNNNNNNNNNNNNNNNNNNNNNNNNNNNNNNNNNNNNNNNNNNNNNNNNNNNNNNNNNNNNNNNNNNNNNNNNNNNNNNNNNNNNNNNNNNNNNNNNNNNNNNNNNNNNNCCCAGGAAGTACTCATTATCATTCCTGAAAAAAATGTCTGGTCCACCAGGTGGTTAATATTTGACCCAGTCATGCTCAGGGGAAATGACTCACTGTTTGTCCCTGATTCATGTCCTTGGTTTACAAGTCTCTGCCAAAGTAGAGATCCATAGATAGAGATCCACCCTGTCACATGAGCTCTACATATAACCAGCTTGAAAGGAGCCTCTAGCTTCACACCCCAGGACCCTGTCTCCAGAAGCAAACAGCTAGACTCATCCCCAGTTGGAGGAAAGCTGGTCAGCTTTGGTAAGATTATTCCCTGTGGgtgctcagctctctgcttcttttcctctatGCTCTTTCTAGGTATTCATCTATTTTAGTGAAAGCTATTACCCCCCTTACACTTTCTGGACCCAAACTCttgcattaaaatgaaaacaagcgAGAGTCACACACACAGGGTAAAAGGAAAAGTGTTCAGACTTATACAAaagggaaacacaaaataaaatcaatggttAACTTAATGcagctgaaaaacaaaatgcagggtaaaaacaaaagcaaacttaCTTGGGGCTGATTTTCTCTTTAACTAATATTTCCTTAGGCAGCTGAAAGATGCAACATTCTTTGTATTGATTCATTTACAGACAAGGTctcttgtatcccaggctgtccttcaaCTGGGTATAGAGCACAAGATCACCTTGAACTTCCAATTCTGCTGCCTCAACCTCCCTAGACCCACATAAACTAGGTGTGGTAATTCTtaaggaagatcaagagtttgggcccagcctgggctaccctgtctcaaagtaaaacaaaagagaaaatcaaGATGTAAATATTGATTTTTCCTGTTAAATGTGGGGGCACTCATGGTTATCTAATATAATGGGGTTTTGAGTGGAGGTGCAggtttatgtgtatttgtttctcagaagccatgtaccatgttttctgggACCAGAACCTCACCAATTACAATGCTGGCTGTTAGGGACCATTGCGTTTCTACCTCCACAGCACCAGAATTACAAGTGCTTGTCATAAAGTCTGCCTTTTCACTTAATTGGCCATTTCCtccctgtagctgtcttttttaaagttttatttttattattttaagttaagtgtatgcatgtgtgtctgtgggcagATATGTGTAAGAGAGTTcccggtgcccacagaggccagaggcacttGGTCCCTTGAAGCCTGAGTTGCTAGTGGATGTGAGCATtttagtgtgggtgctgggaccagaACTCAGGCTTTCTGTAGAGTAATATAcacttttaactgttgagccaactCTGCAGCCCCACCATGAGGAGGACTTTTATGTCTCAGGATGATCTTTTTATATTTGCTCTAAAGAACAAAGGATATGATCAGAAATTGCTCAATATGTCACTATAATCTCCCAGGtgtgaaaatttcaaattttctaagaaatagcattttaaaagcccatgagagaagatccagcaataccaccccttggcatatacccagaagatgttccatcatgtaataaggacacatactccactatgttcatagcaaccttatttataatagttagaagttggaaagaacccagatgtcccacaaaaaaggaatggatacagaaaatgtggtacatttacactatggagtactactcagctattacaaacaatgaatgtatgaaattagtagataaatgaatggatctggaggatatcatcctgagtgaggaaacccaatcacaaaagaacacacacacatgatatgcactcagtgataattggatattagcccagaagctcagaatacccaaaatacaatttgcaaaatacatgaaagttaagaagggagaccaaagtgtgaatacttcaatcctttttaaaagggggaacaaaatacccatggaaggagttatagagacaacgttcagagcagaaactgaaggaatggccatctagagactgcctcacctagagatccattccataaataaccaccaaacccagacactattgcaaatgccaaaaagattttgctggcaggagcctgatatggctgtctcttgagaggttctgtcagtgcctgacaaatacagaagtggatgctcacaatcatccattggatggagcacagggtccccaatgaatgagccagtgaaagtacccaaggagctgaagggatttgcagccctttaggaggaacatcaatatgaactaaccagtaccaccagagcttcTTGGGACaaaaacaccaatcaaagaaaatacatggttgGACATATGtgtttagctgcatatgtagcagagaatgtcctagttggtcatcagtgggaggagaggcccttggtcttgtgaaggttctatgccccagtataggtaatgccaggaccaggaattgggtgagttggggagcaggggtatgggggaggggattcgtgatttttggagaggaaactaggaaaggggatagtatttgaaatgtaaataaagaaaatatctaataaaaaataaaaaaataattaaaaaaatccataAGAACGTCAAACTCCAGAAGAAGACACCTTGGTCCTATGGCCTGTGATTGGCAGAGGTGTGTGGCACAGCGTAATCTGAGAACTCTGGGGAGTTGATGGTAGgaatcttctctcttctcctcttaaGAAAGACTTACAGAGAATTTTAAGTCCCTTGCATTCTTGAGCAAAATGTAAGAGACTCTAGAAAATATTCCCTCAGATCATCCAAAGAGCTTCTGCAGTAGACCACTCTGAAGATGAAGCTTGAGTTCCCCATTTTATTCTGTAAGAGTCTCTTCTAGACCTACTTCCTGTACCACACAACACGATCCATTCTTCCTATGCATTGCATAGCAGCTCTGCCCTCTGGGAGAAGTAGACCTGCACCCTTCATCCCAAGGTGATCTTTTCTCCAGCTTTCCTAATTGATGAGGAACTGAGCGAGTGCCTGGAATCCCATCTCAGTAGCCTTGGGGCACGGGTTGTCCTGTGTTCTTGATCCCCACAAGTCATTCTTCATGGCTCTCGGCTCCTGTGTTATCATCCATCTTGCCTCAGGAAATGTCATGCCTCCCCAATGGATGCCACATTTCTGTtttgtgcttttctgtttttctttctccttccttgacCCCCCCcactaaagcaagcaagcaaacaaacaaacaaaacaaaacagagtcttCTACATTATCCAGCTAGGGTAGAACTCCAGGATTcaagaatcctcctgtctctgtttcctaagTAGCTGAGCCTTACTGACACATATTGTGTCTTTCCCTTGGTGTATCTTAAAGGTCTTTGTGCCCTAGGATCTAGCACAGTTCCTGGGCTCAATAGGGAATTGGGTAATGTTTGTTATCAAGTTAAGTAATGGGTGAATTAAGAATATAGATTTTGTTAGACTATGGATAATGGTGAACCTAAGGAATAGAGGAAGATGGCTATGCTATGGAGTCAGTtaggaaggccaaggccaagatgGAATTAGGTAGCTGAGGACACTGCTTTATCatgttctttcagagaggaaagtccCCACCCACTTAGTCTAAGTTAGAATGTANTTCTATGGCCTGACCACTCCTGCTTTTTTGCCCTTGGCAGGAATCACTGTTGGAAGAGATGGCGATGAGCCTGGGTCCTTTGTCATTGGTCTTCATGCTGAGTCTGATTGTGATCCCTCCCACTCTGGCTCAGAATGAAAGGTACAGACATTTCCTGACTCAGCACTTTGATGCCAATCCACGTGGCCGGAACGACAGATACTGCGAAACTATAATGAGTCAAAGAGACCTAACCTCACCTTGCAAAGATGTCAACACCTTTATCCATGGCAACAGTAACAACATCAAGGCTGTCTGTGGAAATAATGGAAGCCCTTATGGAGGAAACttaagaaagagcaattctttCTTCCAGGTcaccacatgcacgcacataGGACGGTCTCCCAGGCGTCCATGCCGGTACCGAGCCTCTGCAGGGTTCAGGCATATTGTTATTGGCTGTCAGAGTGGCTGGCCTGTCCACTTTGATGAGACTTTTATCCGTGCATAGACAGCAGGCCCCTGGAACAGACCTAGcgctgttttctttttatctctgctCACAGCTATGATCACTGCTTCAGAGTTCACTGTCATGGGCCAGAAAATGAATTATCTGAAACATACTTCTCCTGATTTATAATGCACAGAAATAAAGATATCTCAAAAACCTCTAAGAGTCAGTCTGGAAGATCACTAGTTCCCAGTAAATTTAGCTTTCCCTATTTTCTCTCCTTGCTGTACCCCAGGGGTAAGGGCCTGGAACACAGAGANACATTCTTCCTTACCTGCTAGTCAGTGGGAAGGTAGATTTCATCAGTCTATGGTGCTGAGGATGCTAAATTGATTTAAAGACAGGACAGGGAATTTTCAAAAGAGCCAAGTTGTCTATTACATAATAGGTCACTAAAGGAGCCCTTTGGAAAGGAGTTTAGGATCAAGAGCCAGCACACGAAGGATatcccctgccttctcctcctgtACTGCTGCTGTCATCCTCAGCAACCTAATGCattcccttaatttttttaaggaCCTAAACTCTGACAAAACCTGATTCATAGTTTCACACAGAATAaaatttcaagaccagccttcATGAAGCAGAGTTGGAGACTTTTATCAGTGATAATTCTGACATGGGCTGTCAACAGAAAGGTTGTAAACAAGGCATACCCAAATGTGGGTATGGGCTTCCCAACAGAGAGTCATATATAATTATCTTAAAATTGGTCATATTACAATGCCTCTCAAGCCACACCTTAAAAGGACATAAGGAtatccctccttttttctttctctctgtccaaaatattacttattttatttcatgtgcattttgttttactatatgtgttttttctgtatgtatgtatggaccaccacatgtgtgtctggtgcccacgAAGGTCAGAAGAGCGGTTGGGTCCCctgacctggagttacagatggtcatggtGAATGCTGGGgtccaaacctaggtcctctgcaagaacagaaaatGTTCCTTAGTGCTGAACCATCTCATGacctctttttatcttttgatagATGGGGTCATATGGTGGCTCAGGGAATTTCTTGAATGGAATTATAATTTGCACAGGTAGAATCAAGGATCACCAGGGGTGCATAAGGGGTTTAGTACCCATCCTTTTGAAAAGAaagtttcttcttcattcttgaaAAGAGCAGGCTTATATCCGGCAAGGGGTGAAAGCCTTAAGCAGTTGTTCATTAGGATGATAATATTTGCTTGCCAGATTGCCAAGTAAGGGgtctcttccccttctcagagcCCCCTCAAATTTCCCTTTGTATCCATTGAGTATCTCTCTCTGGTCTTACACAAGGATTCGCTCTCATGGGATACTCCCAAGTCATTCATTTGTCATCGctactgtatttaaaaatttaaaacttgccTATTTTATGTTATTCTCAAATTAATCTTTTAGTTTATTGAGTGCTGTTTGACAACTGTGCAGTTTTAAGGAAGTTgtagaaagattattttctttccattcttcaaCCAGATTTGTTTCAAGAATAAAAGCTCTGTATAAACCTAGCTTGCTGGGTGCTGTCAGATACACATGCTCAGTAGGTAATGCCCTGTTAGCAAAGGTTTATGAACACATGCCTAggcattttatttagaaaacaattgCTAGATGCAAAACCACCAAGGCCCCTCTTTCCCTGTGCTCAAGCCATAGCTAATATCTGAGTGAGCCTAGCCTTCCTGAGTATTCAGATTTAGGAAGGGCTTGAGAAATGGGCTGTGTGTATATGCTCAGCACAGCAAGAGCCATCTTTACTTCAGAAGAGAGGTAGAGGTTTTTCAAATGTCCCTCATTAGAAAAGTTTCCctaagatgcttgccaccaagaccAATGACCCAAGTTTTATCTGGGGACTCACAAGGTAGAAGGAGACAACTTACTCCTacacatcagtcatcaatcaatcaatcaatcaatcacatGAGTGGATGGGGCAGCAGTTTGAATGCAGTCCTGGTATTTTCTGTAAGGAGGCTGTTTGCTTTGTCATAACATGAAGCTGTTTAGAGTGAAACATCAAATTGCAAATAAGGCCTTGTGTCTCAGTTATAAATCATTTGAGAAATTGAAGACAAAGCCATCTGTGATTGCTGACTGTgcaagggaaagaaatgaaaatttcccaGATTTCATGGAATGGTGGCATGTAAGGAAGACTATGACAGGCAATGGGAGAGGAAACGTCCCCCTGGGACACAGATCTCCAACTCTTTGAGAGTGTAATTCACTTCACAATACAGAAAGTCAACATATCACAGTCATTCGGTATGAAGAAAGTagagtcccacagtctttacatattaaaagttctaTCCCTTTTAAacatccagtatcttttaaaatacaaagtactttaaaattcaaagtctcttaattgtgagcttcactaaaaaacttccttcaagagggaaaaatatcagggcacaatcacaatcaaaagcaaaaattaatctccaaccatccaatgtctgggatccaactcatgatcttctgggctcctccaagggcttgggtcacttctccagccctgtcctttgtagcacacaagATGTCTTCTagactccagctgcctgtactccactgctgctgctgttcttggtgaacatctcatgatactggcatctccaaaactctgctgtcttccactgtaactaggcttccaCACTAGCCTcacataggctctcttcatggtgccaagcttcaactcttctgcatgaccccttcattcctGGGCCATCagttgcaactgaggctgcattttcaccaatggccttccatggcctctcacagtgcttccatggcctcagctgctctgcaNgatcccttcatgccttcaaaaccagtaccacctgagtagctcttacacattaccaagtccaNNNNNNNNNNNNNNNNNNNNNNNNNNNNNNNNNNNNNNNNNNNNNNNNNNNNNNNNNNNNNNNNNNNNNNNNNNNNNNNNNNNNNNNNNNNNNNNNNNNNNNNNNNNNNNNNNNNNNNNNNNNNNNNNNNNNNNNNNNNNNNNNNNNNNNNNNNNNNNNNNNNNNNNNNNNNNNNNNNNNNNNNNNNNNNNNNNNNNNNNNNNNNNNNNNNNNNNNNNNNNNNNNNNNNNNNNNNNNNNNNNNNNNNNNNNNNNNNNNNNNNNNNNNNNNNNNNNNNNNNNNNNNNNNNNNNNNNNNNNNNNNNNNNNNNNNNNNNNNNNNNNNNNNNNNNNNNNNNNNNNNNNNNNNNNNNNNNNNNNNNNNNNNNNNNNNNNNNNNNNNNNNCTTCCACAgtcttccccaaaacatggtagggttgtcacaggaataccccactatgctggtaccaatttgtcttagtcagggtttttattcctggacaa
It encodes the following:
- the LOC110314854 gene encoding angiogenin-2-like — protein: MAMSLGPLSLVFMLSLIVIPPTLAQNERYRHFLTQHFDANPRGRNDRYCETIMSQRDLTSPCKDVNTFIHGNSNNIKAVCGNNGSPYGGNLRKSNSFFQVTTCTHIGRSPRRPCRYRASAGFRHIVIGCQSGWPVHFDETFIRA